AGAGCGGTGATCAGCCGGGTCAGGCTGTCGTCGGCGAAGACGGCCCCATGGCTGGCCACCAGACTGTCGTGCAGGATGGCCAGCTCTGCGCGGAACCCGTCCGGGCCGTCATAGGGCGCGGCCTCATAGCGGGCCGGACGGGGCGCGGCCAGGCCGGTCAGGCGGACGTGGGTGGCGGCCAGCCGCGAATAGATTTCGGTCAGGGCCCGACGATACGGCTCGTCGGTTCGATGGGGCGATCCATCCTCGGACGCTCCGGCCAGCCGCGCCAGCTCGGGCGTGACACGGGCCAGGGTCCCCGACAGGCTGAGCTCCGCCCCCAGGGCATGCACCTCGTCCAGATAGAAGCGCATGACCGCGCGCGCAGACGTCGCCATGGCCGCCGTCAGGGTCGTGCCGTCCACATTGGGATTGCCGTCCCGGTCGCCGCCGACCCAGGCCCCGATCCGCAGGAAGGGCTTGAGATCGGGCGCGTCCAGCCGTTTGCGCCAGTCTGCCAACTGGTCCGGCGCAACCCGCAGAAAGACGCGCTCCAGGAAGGAGACCACGGTGTCGATCTCGTCCTGCACCACCAGGCCGCTCATCCGCACCAGCCGCGTGGCCCACAGGATCACCGTCTGACGCCGCAAGCCGTTGGTCAGGACCTCGGGCGCGCAGCTCAGCGCGTCGCGGTCGCAGGCATCCAGCAGGGCCGAGACCGCAGCGATCCGGTCCAGCACACTCTTGCGGCGGACTTCCGACGGGTGGGCGGTCAGGACCGGCGAGATCAGCGCGTCCGACAACAGGTCGCGGGCATCCTGCGGCGTGCGACCGGCCTGGGCCAGTCGGGCCAAGGCGCCTTCGGGCGTATCGGCCCGAGCCGCTTCGCCCGATTGGGCTGACCGTGTTTGCGTTTGGGCCCGCCGCTTGCCCGCGCGGTCCTCTGCGACATTGGCCAGAAGAGAGAAGACGGCGAACCCGTGCGCCAGTCCGACCGCCTCGTCCAGGCTCAGATCCGCCAGCAGGGCCTCCAGCCGTGAGGCATCCTTGGACGCCGGGTCGCGGTGATAGGCGACGGACGCCTGCCGCACCGCCTCGACGCGGTCGTAGAGGACCTGTCCCCCTTCGTCGCGGATGACCTCGCCCAGTAGGCCGCCCAGCAGGCGCACCTCGTCTCGCATACGGTCGTCGGCGGCAGGGGACATGGCGTATCTCGCAGCGGGGAGGCTGAATGAGCGAACACAGTGATCGATTGTGCGATGCCGCGCGACCCGTGGAACGCGATTTGATGACGCCAGGTATCGGCGGTGGCCGACGCGGAGGGGTCAACTTGCCTTCTGGCCGCTTTTCCCGCATAAGCCGCCGCTTCCGGCGCAAGTGAACCTCGCGTCTCCACCATCACGACCCCCGTTTCGACGGGACGAGGATGGCGAGAACCCTCTGCCGACGTGATCGTCGCCAGGGGCCGTTGTCGTATGGAGCCGCCTCACCCGCCCAGATGAGGTGTTCATGTTCGAGGCTCTGAACGAGCGACTGACAGGCGTTTTCGACCGGATCACCGGGCGCGGAGCCCTGTCCGAAAAGGACGTCACCGAGGCGATGCGCGAAGTGCGCGTGGCCCTGCTGGAGGCGGACGTCGCCCTGCCGGTGGTCAAGGACTTCATCGCCTTCGCCACCGAGCGTGCCACGGGCGAAGATGTCATCCGCTCGGTCCGGCCCGCCGATCAGGTCATCAAGATCGTCTATGACGGTCTGGTCGAGATGCTGGGCGGCGAAGAGCCGACGCCGATCAACCTGAATGCTACCCCGCCCGCCGTCATCCTGATGGCCGGCCTGCAGGGGTCCGGCAAGACGACGACCTCGGCCAAGCTGGCGCTGCGCCTGACCAAGTTCGATCGCAAGAAGGTCATGATGGCCTCGCTGGACACGCGCCGTCCGGCCGCGATGGAACAGCTGGCCACCCTGGGCAAGCAGATCGAGGTCGCCACCCTGCCGATCGTGGCGGGCGAGAGCGCGGTGCAGATCGCCAAACGCGCCCTGACCTCGGCCAAGCTGCAGGGCTTCGACGTCCTGATCCTGGATACCGCCGGGCGCATCACCCTGGACGAGGCCCTGATGGCCGAGGTGGCCGAGGTCGCGCGGGTGGCCAATCCGGTCGAGACCCTGCTGGTCGCCGACAGCCTGACCGGTCAGGACGCCGTGCGCACGGCCAAGGCCTTCCACGAACGTCTGCCCCTGACCGGCCTGGTCCTGACCCGCGCGGACGGCGACGGGCGCGGCGGGGCGATGCTGTCGATGCGGGCCGTGACCGGCCTGCCGATCAAATACATGGGTGCCGGCGAAAAGGTCGATCAGCTGGACGTCTTCGACGCCCGCCGCGTCGCCGGTCGCATCCTGGGTCAGGGGGACATCGTCGCCCTGGTGGAAAAAGCCAGCCAGGAGCTGGATGCTTCCAAGGCCGAGGCCATGGCCCGGAAGCTGGCCAAGGGGCAGTTCGACCTGAACGACCTGGCAGCCCAGCTGCAGCAGATGAAGCGGATGGGCGGGCTTCAGGGCATCATGGGCATGCTGCCCGGCGTGGCCAAGATGAAGGCCCAGATGGCCGACAACAACGTCAACGACAAGCTGATCTCCCGGCAGGAAGCCATCATCAGCTCCATGACCAAGGCCGAGCGCAAGAAGCCGGACCTGCTGAACGCCAGCCGCAAGAAGCGTATCGCGGCAGGTGCTGGGGTGGATGTGCAGGACATCAACCGGCTGCTGAAGCAGCACCGCCAGATGGCCGATATGGTCAAGTCCCTGTCCAAGGGCGGACCGCGCAAGATGCAGCAGATGGCCGCCATGATGGGCGGCCTGGGCGGTGGCATGGGAGGCGGCCCGGACATGGCCCGCCTCAAGGCCCTGGGGGGCGGCAAGATGCCTGAGCCCAGCGCCGACGAATTGAAAGCGATCCAGGAGCGCCTGTCGGGCCTGGGTGGCGGACAACTTCCGGGAGGCCTTCCAGGTTTGCCCGGCTTTCCAACCAAGAAGAACTGACTTCGATTCCCTAGAAAGAGACTGAAATGCTGAAGATTCGTCTGGCCCGCGGTGGCTCCAAGAAGCGCCCCTACTACTACGTCGTCGTCGCCGACTCGCATGCGCCCCGGGACGGCAAGTTCCTGGAGCGCGTCGGTACCTACAACCCGATGCTGCCCAAGGACGGTGACAAGCCCCGCGTGACCCTGAAGGCCGACCGGATCTCGGAATGGCTCGGCAAGGGCGCCCAGCCGACCGACCGCGTCGCGCGCTTCATCAGCGAGAGCCAGGACGAAGCCCTGGTCGGCAAGGTCAAGTGGGCCGCCGGTCAGAACCTGAAGAAGGGCGAGCCGGGCAAGAAGGCGCAGGAACGTGCCGCTGAGCGCGCGCAGCGCGAAGCCGATCGTCTGGAAGCCGAAGCCGCCGCCAAGATCGAAGCTGCCGAGGCCGCTGCCCGCGCCAAGGAAGAGGCCGCTGCCGCCGCTGAAGCGGCTGCCAACGCCCCGGCCCCGGAAGCCGCTGCCGAGGAAGCCCCGGCTGCCGAGGCCGCCGAGGAAGACAAGACCGAGGCCTGATTTCCTGCGGAAATCGTCTAAGGAGGGCGGTGCCGGATGCCGGCATCGCCCTTCGTCGCGTCTGGAGATGAGATGACCAGCAATCCCTTGATCCTCGTCGCTCAGGTCGCCGGGGGATTTGGCGTAAAGGGCGAGGTACGGGTCACGGCCTGGACCGCCGATCCCATGGCCTTGTTGAGCTATGGGCCGCTGTTGCGGGCGGATGGATCGGTCGGCCTGACCTTGACGTCGGGCCGTGCCGAAAAGTCAGCGGTCGTCGGCCGGGCCAAGGAAATCGCTACCAAGGAACAGGCCGACGCCCTGCGCGGACTGAAGCTGTATGTGCCGCGCGATCGCTTTCCCCCGGCGGATGAGGACGAATTCTATCTGGCCGATCTGGTGGGGCTGGAAGCCCGCGATCCGGCCGATACCGTCATCGGTCGGGTCAAGTCGGTGCAGAATTTCGGGGCCGGCGACATGCTCGAGATCGCGCCCGCGGCGGGGGGGCAGACCTGGTTTCTGCCGTTCACGCGCGATGCCGCACCCGAGATCAAGCCCGACGAGGGCTGGCTGAGGGCGGTCCGTCCGGTCGAGGTCGGCGAGCGCGAACCGGATCAGTAGAAGGTCGTGTCGTCCTGCTTTTCGGCCTTGGGCGCGGCGCGCGGCTGGGCCGGTTCGGTCGGACGTGTCGGGGTCGGAGCCGTGGGTGCCGGAACCGTGCCCTCTGCCGGCGGAATGGTCGGCAAGTTGGGATAGGGCAGGCTGCCATCCGGGCCGATGTCGGGGCTGATCGCCTCGGGCATCGGCGGGGTTTCGCCCGGTACGCCCTGGGCACCGACCGAGTCGGGCGCACCCAGGTCGTCACGGATAAAGGCCCAGGACCGAGAGTCCGAACAGGCGCAAGCCTTGAGGAAGCCTTCACGGTCGCGCCAGATGATCAGCGGATAGCGGGTCTGAAGCCCCGCGCCGCCCAGCAGTTCGGACAGCCGGTCGACGAACTGGCGGCTGGCATCGACCACCGCCGAGCGGGCCAGGTTGTTGTCGGCCTGGGGAATGCCCGCCGCCGTCCAGGCGCTGGCCGGGGTGGCGGTCCAGCGCTGATACAGGCCCCAGTCGCGGCTGAGCCACAGCTCGGCCACGGTGGTGCGTTCGGCGGCGGTGGACTGCGGGGCTCCCTCGCGGTCCGGGCGGGCGAACAATATGAAGCGGGCCTCGACCCCACCGGCGCGCAGCTTGGCGACTTCCTCGCGCTCATAGCGGGCCATGGCGGCACTGTCGCGGTAGCCGACGATATAGAGGGGCTCACCGCCGCCTCCGCCCGAGACCCAGGAGGCCTCGTCCAGCAGGGCCTGAATCTCGGCCTGGTTTTCGGTGATCACGACCGGCTGGAACCGCGCGTGGAAATTCCAGTAGGCCCAGTAGCCACCGCCCGCCAGCAGCAGGCCGATCAGGGCCGCCAGGGCCGACCACACAAAAAACCGCCGCATCGTCACGCACGCTCCAGCTTCACCGCTCGGACAGGTTAACGCATATCACCGAAAGGTGTCGCGCCTAACAGGCACCTGTGCGGCCGGTGATGATGGTTTTCGCAACAGCGTGGCTCTGAGGTCGTCACTACCCCCGCGCTCAAGCAGGCCGAAGGCCGGTAGCGCCGCCAACTCCGCGCTCAAGCAGGCCGAAGGCCGGTAGCGCCGCCAACTCCGCGCTCAAGCAGGCTGAAGGCCGGTAGCGCCCCGACCCCTATCTGCCCGGACGTTGCGTCATCGCAGAGGCCGGGGCCAGTTGCAGGCCGCGTGCATCCAGGCCTGCGGTCCAGCGGGCTACGGCTTCGACGGTGACGGGATAGCTGAAGCCCATGCCCAGGGCAGAACCCCGCTGTTTGGCGGCGGCCTCGACGGCGTTCAGCTGGCCCATGATGGCGGCGGGGTTCTGGGTCTCGTCGATCACGCGGTCGGCGCTGGCGCGGGCCCAGGCACCGGGGCGGCGACGTGCCGTGCCGTCGTCCAGAAAGGCCAGGCCCCGCTGGCGCAGCACGCCCATGAAGGTGCCCATGCCCGCCTCTGAGGTGACGAAACGGTCGCCCAGATAGTTGGTCACGGCGAAATAGCCCGTCGCCCGGCCCAGGATCCATGACAGGCGGGACTGGATATCGTCCGCATCGCCCGATGCCAGCAGCGTATAGGGGCCAGGATCCGTCGCCGGATAGCCGGTGGGCTCCATCGGGATTTCCAGCATCACCTCATGACCATGGGCGCGCGCCAGGTCGATCCAGCCCTGAAGCCCCTCGGCATAGGGGACGAAGCTGAGGGTCACCTCGGCTGGCAGCCGCTCGATCGCCGCGCGGGTGGTGACGGCATTCAGCCCCAGCCCTCCGACCACCACCGCCACCATCGGCTTGCCGTTCGACCGGAAGGGCCGGGCATAGGCCTGGGCCGGGACGCGGCCATCAGCGGCGATCACCGGCAGGGGACCGTTCGGTCCGGGTTGGCTGAGCCCCGCGATCGGCGCCTGGACCAGAGGATTGGAGGGGGCACGAACAGGGGCCGTGATCGGTGCACCGGAGCCTGAGACGCTGGCACCATCGGGCAGGGTGATGACGGAGTCGCCCAAGGGTGCGCCGTCCGGCCCGACCGGGGTGCCCGCCAGATCCTGATAGACCCCCATGGCCCCAAAGGAGAAGACTTCCTGGGCGGTCGGTACCGGAGCAGCCGCCGGGGCGGAGCGCTCCAGAGAGACACGGGCGGACGGGGCACCGGCGCGGGGATCGCCGAGGACTGCGATGAACAGGCCCCCGGCGGCCAACAGCAGCAGGCCTGCGCCGGCCACAGCGACCGGAGGACGTTTGAGGAAGGCCAGGATCGGCGCGGCCGTCTCGGCCAGGCTGCGGCGGGCGGGCGGAGCCCCGGCGGCGGCGGCGAGGGCGGACTGACGTTTGGCGAACATGGACACGAGCGACGCTGAATCCCGAAGGACCGCAGGGGCGGCCCTCTCTCGGGTTTCAGTTTGCCCGTCTGCGGTTAAGAAACCCTAACGCCGGATTCACCATGACCCAAGCGGGACAGGACGTTCGCGGCAAAGTCCGACAGGGTGTCGTCCCGTGCGCCCATGACGATGATCCGGTCTCCCGGCCGCGCCATCTGAACCAGTCGGTCGCCGCAGGCCGCGCGATCGGCCAGGGCCTCGGCCGACCGGCCGGCCCCGCGAACGCCGTCCACAATGTCCTGGGATCCGATGCTGCGGTCGGTTGTGCCGCCCTGATAGACGGGCTCAGGCATCAGCAGCACGTCCTCTGGCCGCATCAGCCCGGCAAAGCCGTCGATGAATTCCTGACGCATCAGCCGCAGCGGACCGAAACCGTGCGGCTGGAACAGGATCAGCAGGCGGCCGGGGAAGGCGTGCAGGGTCTTCAGCGAGGCGGCGATCTTGTCCGGGTTGTGAGCGAAGTCGTCGATGACGGTGACGCCGTTCGCCGTGCCGACCACCTCCATCCGGCGACGGATGCCAGCAAAGGATTCCAGGGCCGCGACCGCCTGATCCAGCGGCACGCCCAGGGCGTGGACGGCCCCCAAGGCGGCCAGGGCATTGGCGACGTTGTGGGCGCCGGGGACGTTCAGCACCACCTTCTGCGCGGGACCGCCGCCTTGCGCGATGAGCTCGAACCGCATGCCGGTCGGCAGGGGGGCCAGATTGTGGGCTGACAGGTCTGCCCCCTCATCGCCCAGCGAAAAGGTCACGACCTGCCCCGGTGACAGGGCCTGGGACAGGGCGGCCGTCTCGGGGTTGTCGAGGTTCAGCACGGCCGTCTGGGCCCTGCGGGTAAAGCCGCCGAACAGGTCGCGCAGCTCCTCCATAGACTTGTGGTCCAGCGAGATGTTGGAGACCACCGCCACGGTGGGGTCATAGCGCGCGATCGAGCCGTCGCTCTCGTCTACCTCAGACACGAACAGGTCCGGCTGCCCGATCAGGGCGCTGGCAAAGGGCTGGTCCGCGCTCATGAAGTTGCGCATGACCGCCCCGTTCATCACCGTCGGGGCTCGACCCGCCTGGTGCAGGATCCAGGCGATCATGCCGGTGATGGTCGATTTCCCGCTGGTCCCTGCAACTCCGATCGAGGTGGGCGAGGCATTGAACAGCTGGCTGAGCAGCTGCGGCCGCGTCATGATCGTGGCCCCGACCGAGCGGGCGGCGGCGATATCGGGCACGGTGTCCTCGACCGCGCCGGAGGCGACCACGATCTGGTCTTGCCGTGTGACGCCCGAGCCGTCCTGGGGCGACAGGGTAACCCCATGAGACGCAAGCCAGGCGAACTTCTCAGGTGATCGTCCCTGATCGCGCGACCGGTCGGACCCGGCGATCGCGGCACCGCGTGCCTGGACGATCAGAGCCAGGGGCAACATACCCGAACCGCCGATGCCGCAGAAGAAATAGGAAGCGTCTTGATTCATCAGGGCGAAACCGGGGAGTGTGATTTCAGCCTGACTAGCACGGGCGCAGCCGGAGGCCAGCCGTCAGCATGAAGATCGGTGTCGTCGCCGCCTCGTCGCGTTTCCCGCGTGACCTCGCCGACCGGCTGATGGCCCAGGTCGCCGCCAGGGGTGACGGGATCGAGGTCGTGTTCCACCCCGACAGCTTTCTGGAGCACGGCCATTTCGCGGGCGAGGATGCGGTGCGGGCAAGGGCCGTTCTGGACTTCGCCAACGACCCGGGCCTCGATGCCGTCTGGTTCGGGCGCGGGGGCTATGGTGCGTGCCGTATCGCCGAGGCGGTGATGGCAGGCGTCACCCCGGCGGCGCGGGACAAGATCTATCTGGGCTATTCCGACGCGGGCAGCCTTCTGGCGGGCTTTTACCGGATGGGTTTTCCGCGGCTGGCGCACGGTCCGATGGTCGGCGACCTGAACCGGGAGGGCGGCGCGGCGGCGATCGAACGGGCGCTGGATTGGCTGGCGACCGGCACGGCATCGGCGCTGGACCCGAACTTGGACGACCGCCCGACCGTGGCCTTCAACATCACCATATTGAGCGCCCTGCTGGGCACGGCGCTGGAGCCGGACCTGAGCGATCACGTCGTGCTGCTGGAAGATGTGTCCGAGCCGCTCTATCGACTGGACCGAACCCTTTTTCACATCACCAGCCAGCCCGCGATGCGCAGGATCGCCGGGTTTCGTCTGGGACGGGTATCCGACATCGTTCCCAATGATCCCGACTTTGGCCAGACACCGGAACAGATCGTTCGCGACTGGTGCGACCGCTCCGGCATCGCCTTTCTGGGGTCCGCCGACATCGGCCATGATGCGGGCAACAAGATCGTCCCCTTCGGTCGACGCAGAGTGGCTTCGAAGCCACGGTGACCGGCATTCGCGTCACACCCCTATCGACAAGACGCTGTTCTCCCGGCCAGATGTCGCTCGGTCGGCGGGCGGAGCCCCCGATCACGGACTCGCGGACGATGGGGGCATTGTCTCCGCGACGAGGGTCCGTCCGGCGTCGGGGGGCGTTGGACGGACCCCCAGCCGTTTTTCTTGTGCAACTGCGACTGCCGGACCCATGGCGTGCGGGCCTTGGCCGGTCCATCTGTAATCCATGAACCGTCGTAGCCTCCTGATCCGGCTGGGATTGATCGCCGGCGGCGTGGGTGCCGGCTGGTGGCTGAAGGACAATGTCCTGTGGCGGGGGCCAGACCTGCGCTTCGGCACCGATGGCTCGACCGGCTGGATGCCGTTCGCGACGGATCGCACCCTGACGCCGACCATCGACCTGATGCTGGACGGACGGCCGATACGCGCCTTGGTCGATAGCGGTGCCCAGTATTCGGTAATCGATCGCGCGGCCTTTGCAGCTCTGGGGCGTGAGCCGGGTTTTGACATGCCTCTGGTGGCTTACGGGCTGGGCGGACAGCCGCAGCTGGGCCGAGGGGCGACATTGGATCTGGCCCTGCCGGGACTGACGGTTTCGGGCCTGCGCACCGCGATCCTGGACCTGGGCCCCCTGGCCGCTGCTGAAGGTCTCTCGACACCGCTGATCCTGGGGCGGGATCTGTTGGAGGCCCTGATCCTCGACATCGATGTCGCGGGACGGCGGCTGCGGCTGGTTTCGAGCGACACCCATGTCCTGCCGCCCCAGGTGTCATCGGTGCCGGTCCGGCGGGTCAGCGGGGCCCTGATGGCCGAGATGACGGTGGAGGGCGCGGTGATCGAGGCCCTGGTCGATACCGGTGCCTCTTCGCTTCTGGCGCTGGGGCGGGAAACAGCCTCGGCGGCGGGCTTGCTGGACGGGCGGCCCCAGCAGGCGGGGTCCAGTCTGGTGCTCGGCGGTTCCCTCTCGGCCCAGGTGGTGGAGGCCCGCACCGTCACCCTGGGTGACCAGATCTATCGCGGCGTCAGCACGGCCATCTTCGAAGACGTGCGCGCGCCCGGCTTTCCCAAGGCTCTGCTGGGCATGGGGGCCTTTGAAGGGCGTCGGATGGTCCTGGACCTGGGCGGCGGGACCCTGCATGTCTCGACGGTGATCGAGGTGTCGGTCGAACCGCGTCGGCGGCGGCGCGGCTGAGCCGTCAGGGGCGCGTCTGGCCCGTGCCGCGCACGACGTATTTGTAGCTGGTCAGCTGCTCGGCCCCGACCGGCCCACGGGCGTGCAGACGCGATGTGGAGATGCCGATCTCGCCGCCAAAGCCGAACTCGCCGCCATCGGCGAACTGGGTGGAGGCGTTCCACATGACGATGGCGCTGTCGACGGCGTTCAGGAACCGGGCGGCAGCGGCGGCATCCTCGGTGACGATGCATTCGGTGTGACCCGAGCCGTGGCGCCGGATGTGATCGACCGCCTCATCCAGACCGGACACGATCCGCACCGCCAGGATGGGGGCCAGGTATTCGGTGGTCCAGTCAGCCTCTTCCGCTTCGGTCATTTCCGGCACCAGGGCCATGGCCGCCGCATCGCCCCGGAGCGCGCAGCCCGCCGCGCTCAGGGCCTGGGCGACGGGCGGCAGCAGCCGCTTCGCCGCCTCGGCATCGACCAACAGGGTCTCGGTGGCGCCACAGACCGAAACGCGCCGCATCTTGGCATTCAGGGAAAGGGCGACCGCCATGTCGGCGTCGGCGGCGGCATGCAGATAGGTGTGGCACAGGCCTTCCAGATGCCCGAGCACAGGCACCCGGGCCTCGGCCTGGACCCGGGCAACCAGGCTCTTGCCGCCGCGCGGGATCAACAGATCGACCGTGCCTTCCAGCCCGGTCAGCAGGGCGCCGACCGCCGCGCGATCGGGCGTGGCGACGATCTGGATGGCGTCGGCAGGCAGTCCGGCGGAGATCAAGCCTCGCGTCATGGCCGCATGGATGGCCAGCGAGGACTCCAGACAGTCGGATCCGCAGCGCAGGATCGCGACATTGCCCGAGCGCAGGCAAAGCGCGGCGGCGTCGGCGGTGACGTTGGGACGGCTCTCATAGATGATGGCCAGGACGCCGATCGGCGTGGAGACCCGCGCGATATCCAGGCCGTTCGGACGCTCCCACCGCGCCAGTTCCCGGCCCAAAGGATCGGGCAGGGTCGCCACCTCGGCCACGGCGGCGGCCACCGCCTCGATCCGGGCGGGTGTCAGGGACAGCCGGTCGATCAGCGCTTCGCTGAGACCCGCCGCCCGGGCGCGGTCCACGTCACGCAGATTGGCCGCCAGAATGTCCGCGCTGGCGGCCGTCAGGGCCTGAGCCGCTGCGATCAGGGCGTCGGTCCGGGCCTGGGCCGGGGCGTCGCGCAGCGCCTGGGCGGCCATCCGCGCGCGCCGACCCATGTCCAGCATCTGTGCGTGAATGTCGCTCATCCGCTCGGTCATCCGTCCGTGTCCAGAACAAGGTCGTCGCGGTGCACCGCGACCTGGGGACCGCGATAGCCAACGAGACCTTCCATGTCGCCGGTGTTCCGCCCCAGGATCAAGGCCATCTCCTCGGCCGGATAGGCGGCCAGGCCGACGCCGGCGCGCAGGCCCTCGGCTGTTTTCAGGATCACGCTGTCACCCTTGTCGAACCGGCCCTCGACCGCCAGGATGCCCGAGGGCAGGAGGCTGCGGCCGGCCTTGAGCGCGGTCACTGCCCCGGCGTCGAGGGTCAGCGAACCGGCCGGTTCCACACTGCCTGCGATCCAGGCCTTGTAGGCGTCCAGCGGCGTGCCGGGGGCGGGAACCAGGGTGGCGCGGGCGCCGTCCGCCACCGCGCTCAGCGGTCGCTCGACCAAGCCGGACGCAATCAGGGTCGCGCAGCCTGCCGAGCGGGCGATGCGTGCGGCCAGCAGCTTGGTCCGCATCCCGCCGGACCCTACTCCCGCCACGGCATTGGCCTCGCCCGCCATGGCCATGATCTCGGGCCCCAGGCTGTCGACAACGGGCAGGTGGGCCGCCGCCGGGTCGCGCCGGGGATCGGCCGTATAGAGGCCGTCGACATCGCTGAGCAGGATCAGCAGGTCGGCGCGCGCCAGCTGCGCCGTGCGGGCCGCCAGCCGGTCGTTGTCGCCATACCGGATTTCCTCGGTCGCGACCGTGTCGTTCTCGTTGACCACCGGCACGGCTCCCAGCCTCAGCAGGGCCTCGACGGTCGAGCGGGCGTTCAGCCAGCGGCGGCGCCGCTCTGTATCCTCGCGGGTCAGAAGGACCTGTGCCGGGATCAGGTCGTGCGGGGCCAGGGCGGTCTCCCAGGCCTGCATCAACAGCGACTGGCCGGCGGCAGCCGCGGCCTGGGTTTCATCCAGACGGGCGCTTTTCTTCAGGCCCAACCGACCGCGCCCCAGGGCCACGGCACCGGACGACACCACGATCACCTCGACCCCCCGCGTTCGCAGGGCGGCCACGTCGAGCGCCAGGGCCGAGAGCCAGCCCGTGGCCGGTCGCCCCTGGCTGACCAGCAGGGCCGACCCGATCTTGACCACGACCCTGCGCGCTCCGGCCAGGGCCGCAGCGGCATCTAGGGGCAGTAATGTGGAGG
The genomic region above belongs to Brevundimonas vitisensis and contains:
- a CDS encoding UDP-N-acetylmuramate--L-alanine ligase, coding for MNQDASYFFCGIGGSGMLPLALIVQARGAAIAGSDRSRDQGRSPEKFAWLASHGVTLSPQDGSGVTRQDQIVVASGAVEDTVPDIAAARSVGATIMTRPQLLSQLFNASPTSIGVAGTSGKSTITGMIAWILHQAGRAPTVMNGAVMRNFMSADQPFASALIGQPDLFVSEVDESDGSIARYDPTVAVVSNISLDHKSMEELRDLFGGFTRRAQTAVLNLDNPETAALSQALSPGQVVTFSLGDEGADLSAHNLAPLPTGMRFELIAQGGGPAQKVVLNVPGAHNVANALAALGAVHALGVPLDQAVAALESFAGIRRRMEVVGTANGVTVIDDFAHNPDKIAASLKTLHAFPGRLLILFQPHGFGPLRLMRQEFIDGFAGLMRPEDVLLMPEPVYQGGTTDRSIGSQDIVDGVRGAGRSAEALADRAACGDRLVQMARPGDRIIVMGARDDTLSDFAANVLSRLGHGESGVRVS
- the rimM gene encoding ribosome maturation factor RimM (Essential for efficient processing of 16S rRNA), whose protein sequence is MTSNPLILVAQVAGGFGVKGEVRVTAWTADPMALLSYGPLLRADGSVGLTLTSGRAEKSAVVGRAKEIATKEQADALRGLKLYVPRDRFPPADEDEFYLADLVGLEARDPADTVIGRVKSVQNFGAGDMLEIAPAAGGQTWFLPFTRDAAPEIKPDEGWLRAVRPVEVGEREPDQ
- the ffh gene encoding signal recognition particle protein, which codes for MFEALNERLTGVFDRITGRGALSEKDVTEAMREVRVALLEADVALPVVKDFIAFATERATGEDVIRSVRPADQVIKIVYDGLVEMLGGEEPTPINLNATPPAVILMAGLQGSGKTTTSAKLALRLTKFDRKKVMMASLDTRRPAAMEQLATLGKQIEVATLPIVAGESAVQIAKRALTSAKLQGFDVLILDTAGRITLDEALMAEVAEVARVANPVETLLVADSLTGQDAVRTAKAFHERLPLTGLVLTRADGDGRGGAMLSMRAVTGLPIKYMGAGEKVDQLDVFDARRVAGRILGQGDIVALVEKASQELDASKAEAMARKLAKGQFDLNDLAAQLQQMKRMGGLQGIMGMLPGVAKMKAQMADNNVNDKLISRQEAIISSMTKAERKKPDLLNASRKKRIAAGAGVDVQDINRLLKQHRQMADMVKSLSKGGPRKMQQMAAMMGGLGGGMGGGPDMARLKALGGGKMPEPSADELKAIQERLSGLGGGQLPGGLPGLPGFPTKKN
- a CDS encoding divergent polysaccharide deacetylase family protein, with amino-acid sequence MFAKRQSALAAAAGAPPARRSLAETAAPILAFLKRPPVAVAGAGLLLLAAGGLFIAVLGDPRAGAPSARVSLERSAPAAAPVPTAQEVFSFGAMGVYQDLAGTPVGPDGAPLGDSVITLPDGASVSGSGAPITAPVRAPSNPLVQAPIAGLSQPGPNGPLPVIAADGRVPAQAYARPFRSNGKPMVAVVVGGLGLNAVTTRAAIERLPAEVTLSFVPYAEGLQGWIDLARAHGHEVMLEIPMEPTGYPATDPGPYTLLASGDADDIQSRLSWILGRATGYFAVTNYLGDRFVTSEAGMGTFMGVLRQRGLAFLDDGTARRRPGAWARASADRVIDETQNPAAIMGQLNAVEAAAKQRGSALGMGFSYPVTVEAVARWTAGLDARGLQLAPASAMTQRPGR
- a CDS encoding LD-carboxypeptidase gives rise to the protein MKIGVVAASSRFPRDLADRLMAQVAARGDGIEVVFHPDSFLEHGHFAGEDAVRARAVLDFANDPGLDAVWFGRGGYGACRIAEAVMAGVTPAARDKIYLGYSDAGSLLAGFYRMGFPRLAHGPMVGDLNREGGAAAIERALDWLATGTASALDPNLDDRPTVAFNITILSALLGTALEPDLSDHVVLLEDVSEPLYRLDRTLFHITSQPAMRRIAGFRLGRVSDIVPNDPDFGQTPEQIVRDWCDRSGIAFLGSADIGHDAGNKIVPFGRRRVASKPR
- the rpsP gene encoding 30S ribosomal protein S16 codes for the protein MLKIRLARGGSKKRPYYYVVVADSHAPRDGKFLERVGTYNPMLPKDGDKPRVTLKADRISEWLGKGAQPTDRVARFISESQDEALVGKVKWAAGQNLKKGEPGKKAQERAAERAQREADRLEAEAAAKIEAAEAAARAKEEAAAAAEAAANAPAPEAAAEEAPAAEAAEEDKTEA
- a CDS encoding glutamate-5-semialdehyde dehydrogenase; this translates as MTERMSDIHAQMLDMGRRARMAAQALRDAPAQARTDALIAAAQALTAASADILAANLRDVDRARAAGLSEALIDRLSLTPARIEAVAAAVAEVATLPDPLGRELARWERPNGLDIARVSTPIGVLAIIYESRPNVTADAAALCLRSGNVAILRCGSDCLESSLAIHAAMTRGLISAGLPADAIQIVATPDRAAVGALLTGLEGTVDLLIPRGGKSLVARVQAEARVPVLGHLEGLCHTYLHAAADADMAVALSLNAKMRRVSVCGATETLLVDAEAAKRLLPPVAQALSAAGCALRGDAAAMALVPEMTEAEEADWTTEYLAPILAVRIVSGLDEAVDHIRRHGSGHTECIVTEDAAAAARFLNAVDSAIVMWNASTQFADGGEFGFGGEIGISTSRLHARGPVGAEQLTSYKYVVRGTGQTRP
- a CDS encoding retropepsin-like aspartic protease, whose translation is MNRRSLLIRLGLIAGGVGAGWWLKDNVLWRGPDLRFGTDGSTGWMPFATDRTLTPTIDLMLDGRPIRALVDSGAQYSVIDRAAFAALGREPGFDMPLVAYGLGGQPQLGRGATLDLALPGLTVSGLRTAILDLGPLAAAEGLSTPLILGRDLLEALILDIDVAGRRLRLVSSDTHVLPPQVSSVPVRRVSGALMAEMTVEGAVIEALVDTGASSLLALGRETASAAGLLDGRPQQAGSSLVLGGSLSAQVVEARTVTLGDQIYRGVSTAIFEDVRAPGFPKALLGMGAFEGRRMVLDLGGGTLHVSTVIEVSVEPRRRRRG